A genomic segment from Gadus morhua chromosome 4, gadMor3.0, whole genome shotgun sequence encodes:
- the ier5l gene encoding immediate early response gene 5-like protein has product MISTTMECAAAAVDAQSLISLSLRKIHNSRAQRGGIKLHKNLLVSYVLRNARQVYMNEKYAEIYRMQQYEEVMTVCNEIEELNPLDHLAGGDGEEPSGECCRSAGVAGAGEAVSLCGVSLPPPPPPAVSSAGACSSANPLALHSGEELCKDSESSSSYYRSCCMEAYPVSNCDLSLTGSGGGGIGGGSSSAHCNKTTVLDLDTHIVTTVENGYLHQDCCALPPLQSPVQQGAHAALGAAQPSTKKRKVDFGCYYVSSDMEEISDFVPCKRVKFEDCSYSNCEYLDSSNISNLISIFGSGFSGLVSRQADFEQALNGQFCSQQALASLGAWTRAIVAF; this is encoded by the coding sequence ATGATTAGCACCACCATGGAGTGTGCTGCTGCCGCGGTAGACGCGCAGAGCCTCATCTCGCTCTCCTTGCGGAAGATACACAACTCCCGGGCGCAGCGAGGAGGCATCAAGCTCCACAAGAACCTGCTGGTGTCCTACGTGCTGCGGAACGCCCGGCAAGTTTACATGAACGAAAAGTACGCGGAGATCTACCGGATGCAGCAGTACGAGGAGGTGATGACCGTCTGCAACGAGATCGAGGAGCTGAACCCCCTGGATCATCTGGCCGGCGGGGACGGAGAGGAGCCGAGCGGGGAGTGTTGCCGCAGCGCCGGCGTCGCCGGAGCGGGAGAAGCGGTGAGCCTGTGCGGTGTGTcgcttcctccacctcctcctcctgccgtcTCTAGTGCTGGTGCCTGCTCCTCGGCGAATCCCCTCGCTCTCCACAGCGGCGAGGAGCTGTGTAAGGACTCCGAATCCTCCTCTTCGTACTACCGGAGCTGCTGTATGGAAGCGTACCCCGTGTCAAACTGTGACCTTTCCCTGACGGGGAGCGGCGGCGGTGGAatcggcggcggcagcagcagcgcaCATTGCAACAAAACCACCGTTCTCGATCTGGACACGCACATAGTGACCACGGTGGAGAACGGCTACCTCCACCAGGACTGCTGCGCGCTGCCTCCGCTCCAGTCCCCGGTGCAGCAGGGCGCGCATGCTGCGCTCGGCGCAGCGCAGCCCTCCACCAAGAAGCGGAAGGTGGACTTCGGCTGTTATTACGTCTCCTCCGATATGGAGGAGATTTCGGATTTCGTGCCGTGCAAACGGGTGAAATTCGAGGACTGCTCGTACTCGAATTGTGAATATCTGGACTCCTCGAACATCTCAAACCTCATCTCCATCTTCGGCTCGGGGTTCTCGGGGCTGGTGAGCCGGCAGGCGGACTTTGAGCAAGCCCTGAACGGACAGTTCTGTAGCCAGCAAGCCCTGGCGAGTCTCGGCGCATGGACTAGAGCCATTGTAGCGTTTTGA